From Nerophis lumbriciformis linkage group LG11, RoL_Nlum_v2.1, whole genome shotgun sequence, one genomic window encodes:
- the foxl3 gene encoding forkhead box L3 — protein MFDTSHYPFNCFNYDGDGYASCSTDQEKKMCRPAYSYIALIAMAIQQSPEQRVTLSGIYEFIMRRFPYYRSNQRAWQNSIRHNLSLNSCFIKVPRTEGNEKGKGNFWTFAPGCESMLDLFENGNFRRRRRRRNMKIGLRDSGEAPTFQPAESAVKRHNTSHAARRPEADSDLCPLTPQRSRPCPPLVPNPVQGKPGSEIKFSIDYILSTPNPPMLGIRSSGPPIHVVEPQHFNLHFWTL, from the exons ATGTTTGACACCTCTCACTACCCCTTCAACTGTTTCAACTATGACGGTGACGGATACGCTTCGTGTAGCACAGACCAGGAGAAGAAGATGTGCAGACCTGCTTACAG CTACATCGCCCTGATCGCCATGGCGATTCAGCAGAGCCCTGAGCAGAGGGTGACTCTGTCAGGCATCTATGAGTTCATCATGAGGAGGTTTCCTTACTATCGCTCCAACCAGAGAGCCTGGCAGAACTCCATCAGACATAACTTATCGCTCAACAGCTGCTTCATTAAG GTCCCCAGGACAGAAGGGAATGAGAAGGGAAAAGGAAACTTCTGGACTTTTGCCCCCGGCTGCGAATCCATGCTTGACCTCTTTGAAAACGGCAACTTCCGGCGTCGCAGGCGCAGGCGGAACATGAAAATCGGCCTCCGCGATTCAGGAGAAGCTCCCACTTTCCAGCCTGCAGAAAGTGCCGTCAAACGGCACAACACGTCTCATGCGGCCCGCCGCCCCGAAGCCGACTCCGACCTCTGCCCCTTGACCCCGCAGCGATCTCGACCGTGTCCGCCGCTGGTCCCGAACCCCGTCCAGGGGAAACCGGGATCCGAGATCAAGTTCAGCATTGACTACATCCTGTCTACGCCAAACCCGCCCATGCTTGGGATCAGATCTTCGGGGCCACCCATTCATGTGGTGGAGCCACAACACTTCAACCTGCACTTCTGGACTCTGTAA